From a single Vitis vinifera cultivar Pinot Noir 40024 chromosome 18, ASM3070453v1 genomic region:
- the LOC100854825 gene encoding uncharacterized protein LOC100854825: protein MAMELVSGFHAKLHDPVNLLHGIKPAADTQLLVTRFPDSGLFLKVVGRSLLISLVILSIPLFGSILGGSSPSEPDSTNVELLPVLFHDLMNEGLLKMGDKSLFVSGASDQAAYESRVISDNKMDLISVSDFERQSSIPEATVDFAFVHDFSATATFIDRTLKIGGIAVVQLSNDASVAFDKPSNYRIVYLRRFDSTVVAMRKTDHTQTNSRTQRRLCGLSSEAKKAALKNLEDVLLEPPRAASRKSSSYLKRTKYLPDLTGDSLESYPRRVFIHVGPPETDEGKNVRWFASHYPTRNRDFEMYKIETTTEESKGKEEAELGMSEWLRKNVKEEEYVVMKAEAEVVEEMVKSKAIGLVDELFLECKPQSLNNRKSNTGGRAYWECLALYGQLRDEGVAVHQWWS from the coding sequence ATGGCTATGGAATTGGTTTCTGGCTTTCATGCCAAACTCCACGACCCGGTCAACCTCTTGCATGGCATTAAGCCTGCCGCCGACACCCAATTGCTGGTAACCAGGTTCCCTGATTCTGGGCTATTTTTGAAGGTTGTGGGTCGTTCCCTGCTGATTTCGTTGGTCATTTTGTCAATTCCTTTGTTCGGGTCAATTTTGGGAGGATCCTCCCCGTCTGAACCCGATTCAACCAACGTCGAGCTGTTGCCGGTTCTGTTTCATGATTTGATGAATGAAGGACTCCTTAAAATGGGAGATAAATCCCTCTTCGTGAGTGGCGCTTCTGACCAAGCGGCATATGAGTCTCGTGTCATCAGTGACAACAAAATGGATCTAATCTCTGTTTCAGATTTCGAGCGACAAAGCTCCATCCCAGAAGCCACGGTCGACTTCGCCTTCGTGCATGACTTCAGCGCCACTGCAACCTTCATTGACCGAACCCTCAAGATTGGCGGCATCGCAGTTGTTCAACTGAGCAATGACGCGTCAGTTGCGTTCGATAAGCCATCGAATTACAGAATCGTCTACCTCCGGCGATTCGATTCCACCGTGGTGGCTATGAGGAAAACCGACCACACCCAGACAAATTCCCGGACTCAAAGGCGACTCTGCGGGCTCTCATCAGAAGCAAAGAAAGCAGCATTGAAGAACCTGGAGGACGTTCTCCTCGAACCACCGCGAGCAGCTTCAAGGAAGTCGAGCAGTTACCTGAAGCGGACCAAGTACCTGCCGGACTTAACTGGCGACTCCCTCGAGAGCTACCCACGTCGGGTTTTCATCCACGTGGGCCCGCCGGAGACAGATGAGGGCAAAAACGTGAGGTGGTTCGCGAGCCACTATCCGACCAGGAACCGTGATTTTGAGATGTATAAGATAGAGACAACGACGGAAGAATCAAAAGGGAAGGAGGAAGCGGAGCTGGGGATGTCAGAGTGGCTGAGGAAGAACGTGAAGGAGGAGGAGTACGTGGTTATGAAGGCAGAAGCAGAAGTAGTAGAAGAGATGGTGAAGAGCAAAGCGATAGGATTGGTGGACGAGCTGTTCTTGGAATGTAAACCTCAATCGCTCAACAACAGGAAGAGCAACACGGGGGGGAGGGCTTACTGGGAGTGCTTGGCTCTCTACGGACAGCTCAGGGATGAAGGTGTCGCTGTCCACCAGTGGTGGAGCTAA
- the LOC100257420 gene encoding ubiquitin carboxyl-terminal hydrolase 16 isoform X1, translating into MLVPGDLGFSCLALLSLFFPVIGLVIRHKWRVAVARKEEIKRLLILASEEAARAELETAAVSVSPQFQCAVCYCPTTTRCARCKAVRYCSGKCQIIHWRQGHKEECNPPSITHQIIDESISSSQKAVKQEKHAIYDNRLETEGQQCVKPIETFLSEPAFSKPNCSPEVSCEEDDHIKVEFLADGNVSDSTSKSSSTSFSGFSTSTDRAEPSDNVSVSTTSSELSDDVSVSESINSYDPEKSDGHKSDDSAMPETISSINTHQNEPFSPEFTGLVDSVNSFTGSSKLNQIKSSCSDVETQCRSSSSGLSIKSCNERSVAQPSTASSGFWEGTLDLNRTRNHAQDDSAQSYASGADSNISDSESVLRFSFNLSGSTIPPLHAEVSESKSTVLDDAHPSTLGIKKPIEGVASSEKISTLGIKKPIEGVASSEKISTKALKFRNSPSLAFESSNLVDSGPSNDSHKLKSREVKPFSSSVSNAHPSCSTGGDSISIDAPKARSSSSLSSERSNHVVNGKSGASHQLKSREVESLSSGASDPHLSSSTEGHSVASMRSGKSTVDSDLHLSSSTRGHPVPNVKSGKVDGVHTVAASSSQIANHSPIVSNGLKTSVRKVVDQFRPSKLSKSLPLGVGSEIAGRCSDKGLFSYEVFVKLYIWNKVELRPCGLMNCGNSCYANAVLQCLAFTPPLTSYFLQGLHSKSCLKKEWCFTCEFESLILKAKEGNSPLSPLGILSQIRNIGSHLGNGKEEDAHEFLRYAIDAMQSVCLKEAGVNASGSLEEETSLIGLTFGGYLRSKIKCMKCHGKSERHERMMDLTVEIEGDIGTLEEALHKFTSTEILDGENKYQCSRCKSYEKAKKKLTVSEAPNILTIALKRFQSGKFGKLNKSIRFPEILDLAPFMSGTSDKSPIYRLYAVVVHLDIMNAAFSGHYVCYVKNIQNKWFKIDDSTVKPVELERVLTKGAYMLLYARCSPRAPRLIRNAVIPRNRKLEAASSRNIVKNTTFKLRHDSIDSTAGQSMIHSKPTAYHSRSPVDCPASFESFYSEETRFPWKQRIVEADSSSDNSSLFTEEGSCSTESNRDSTSTEDLSDYIFGYSGRGWSSPWTNSSDSDTSSSSSSLRSSPLAELNRYSSCSTETSHSQTDKAKLVMEGDGFWARPPNGSSKLVDMEGKGDIPFLLSDIAKPCRKLVSNSSSDSYCKETDKEKVGRVNPLDSMKLGVPSRRSTRERTD; encoded by the exons ATGCTTGTTCCTGGGGATCTTGGGTTTTCGTGCCTGGCCCTGCTGTCGTTGTTTTTCCCCGTAATCGGATTGGTTATCCGGCACAAATGGCGGGTAGCCGTTGCGAGGAAGGAGGAAATCAAGAGGCTTTTGATTTTGGCTTCTGAGGAGGCAGCTAGGGCAGAGCTCGAAACCGCGGCAGTATCGGTCTCGCCGCAGTTCCAGTGCGCCGTCTGTTATTGCCCCACTACAACGCGGTGCGCTCGGTGCAAAGCCGTTCGTTATTG TTCTGGCAAATGTCAAATTATTCATTGGCGACAAGGTCACAAAGAAGAATGCAATCCACCTAGCATCACTCACCAGATTATCGATGAGAGTATCAGTTCTAGTCAGAAGGCGGTAAAGCAAGAAAAACATGCAATTTATGATAACAGGTTGGAGACTGAAGGGCAGCAGTGTGTGAAACCAATTGAAACATTCCTAAGCGAACCTGCATTTTCTAAACCCAATTGCTCTCCTGAAGTTTCATGTGAAGAGGACGATCACATTAAAGTTGAGTTCCTTGCAGATGGGAATGTATCAGATTCCACTTCCAAATCTTCCAGTACATCCTTTTCTGGATTCTCTACGTCCACCGACAGAGCTGAACCATCTGATAATGTTTCTGTTTCCACTACCAGTAGTGAATTATCTGATGATGTTTCTGTCAGTGAAAGTATTAATTCATATGATCCTGAAAAATCAGATGGACATAAATCTGATGATTCTGCCATGCCTGAGACAATTTCTAGTATTAACACACATCAGAATGAACCATTCTCCCCAGAGTTCACTGGTTTGGTTGATTCTGTAAATAGTTTTACTGGTTCTAGTAAATTAAATCAGATCAAATCCAGCTGTAGTGATGTTGAGACACAGTGCAGATCAAGTAGTTCTGGTTTGAGCATTAAAAGCTGCAATGAACGTTCAGTTGCCCAGCCGTCTACAGCCTCTTCTGGATTCTGGGAAGGAACTCTTGATTTGAATAGGACCAGAAATCATGCCCAGGATGATTCTGCTCAATCCTATGCCAGTGGAGCTGATAGCAATATATCTGATTCTGAATCTGTTTTACGTTTTTCTTTCAACTTGTCTGGAAGTACCATTCCTCCTTTGCATGCAGAAGTCTCCGAGAGTAAATCCACTGTGTTAGATGATGCTCATCCATCTACTCTAGGGATCAAAAAGCCTATTGAGGGAGTTGCTTCATCAGAAAAGATATCTACTCTAGGGATCAAAAAGCCTATTGAGGGAGTTGCTTCATCAGAAAAGATAAGTACAAAGGCCTTAAAGTTTAGGAACTCACCATCTTTGGCCTTTGAAAGCTCTAATCTTGTGGATAGTGGCCCTAGCAATGATTCACATAAACTGAAGTCCAGAGAAGTTAAACCCTTTTCATCTAGTGTTTCTAATGCTCATCCATCTTGTAGTACTGGAGGAGATTCAATTAGTATTGATGCTCCTAAGGCCAGGAGCTCTTCATCCTTGAGCTCTGAGAGGTCAAACCATGTTGTTAATGGCAAAAGTGGTGCCTCACATCAATTGAAATCTAGAGAAGTTGAATCTTTATCATCTGGTGCATCTGATCCTCATTTATCTTCCAGCACTGAAGGGCATTCAGTCGCAAGTATGAGATCTGGAAAGTCAACAGTTGATTCTGATTTGCATTTATCTTCTAGCACCAGAGGCCATCCAGTTCCAAATGTGAAATCTGGAAAGGTTGACGGTGTTCACACAGTGGCTGCTAGCTCCTCCCAGATTGCTAATCATTCGCCAATTGTTAGTAATGGTCTGAAAACATCTGTTCGGAAAGTTGTTGACCAATTCAGACCCTCTAAATTGTCAAAATCCCTTCCATTAGGGGTTGGGAGTGAGATTGCTGGAAGATGTAGTGACAAG GGTCTCTTTTCTTACGAAGTGTTTGTCAAGCTTTACATTTGGAACAAGGTTGAGCTGCGCCCATGTGGCCTCATGAATTGTGGGAACAG CTGTTACGCTAATGCTGTGCTCCAGTGCTTGGCATTTACTCCACCTCttacttcttattttcttcaaggaCTCCACTCCAAATCAT GTTTAAAGAAAGAATGGTGTTTCACCTGTGAGTTTGAAAGTCTTATTTTGAAGGCAAAGGAAGGGAATTCTCCACTTTCTCCTCTTGGTATACTGTCCCAAATAAGAAATATTGGAAGTCATCTTGGTAATGGGAAAGAAGAAGATGCACATGAATTTTTAAG GTATGCTATTGATGCAATGCAATCTGTTTGTCTTAAGGAAGCTGGGGTGAATGCTTCAGGCTCTTTGGAAGAGGAAACATCTCTTATTGGCCTTACCTTTGGAGGCTACCTTCGTTCAAAG ATAAAATGCATGAAGTGCCATGGTAAATCTGAGCGGCATGAGAGAATGATGGATCTTACTGTTGAGATAGAAGGAGATATAGGTACTCTGGAAGAGGCTCTTCATAAATTTACTAGCACCGAGATTCTTGATGGGGAAAACAAGTACCAATGTAGCAG ATGCAAATCTTATGAGAAAGCCAAAAAGAAGTTGACAGTATCAGAGGCTCCTAATATCCTTACAATTGCATTAAAGCGATTTCAG TCGGGTAAATTTGGAAAGCTCAATAAGTCGATAAGATTTCCAGAGATCTTGGACTTGGCTCCATTTATGAGCGGGACAAGTGATAAATCACCTATATACAGGCTTTATGCAGTGGTGGTACACTTGGATATCATGAATGCTGCATTTTCTGGTCACTATGTGTGTTATGTGAAAAACATCCAGAACAAATGGTTCAAGATTGATGACAGCACG GTGAAACCCGTGGAGCTTGAAAGAGTCTTAACAAAAGGGGCATACATGCTTCTTTATGCAAG GTGCTCACCACGGGCCCCAAGATTGATAAGAAATGCAGTAATTCCTCGCAATAGAAAATTGGAAGCTGCTTCTTCCAGAAACATTGTTAAGAATACTACATTCAAGTTAAGGCACGACTCCATAGATTCAACTGCTGGCCAGTCTATGATACATTCAAAGCCCACAGCCTACCACAGTAGAAGCCCTGTGGACTGCCCCGCCAGTTTTGAATCATTTTATTCAGAAGAAACAAGGTTTCCCTGGAAGCAAAGGATTGTAGAAGCTGACTCATCAAGTGACAATTCTTCTCTTTTCACTGAAGAAGGTTCGTGCAGTACAGAGAGCAACCGGGATTCTACAAGCACGGAAGACCTTTCTGATTACATATTTGGTTATTCAGGACGTGGTTGGAGCAGCCCTTGGACAAATTCATCTGACTCTGACacttcttcctcctcttcctctTTAAGGAGTTCACCCCTTGCTGAGTTGAACCGCTACTCTTCATGTTCTACCGAAACAAGTCATTCTCAAACTGATAAAGCAAAATTGGTTATGGAGGGTGATGGGTTTTGGGCAAGGCCACCCAACGGGAGTAGCAAGCTAGTGGATATGGAGGGTAAGGGAGACATTCCTTTTTTGCTATCTGACATCGCTAAACCGTGTAGAAAGTTAGTTAGTAATAGTAGTAGTGATAGTTATTGTAAGGAGACTGACAAAGAGAAAGTAGGACGGGTTAACCCTTTGGACAGCATGAAGTTGGGTGTACCTTCTAGGAGATCAACCCGGGAAAGAACAGATTAG
- the LOC100252287 gene encoding aspartyl protease AED3, translated as MNLIGFLYIARRSTHQLTLTPIHWTVEIMDIFTAFVFLTLVVSTTKAFDPCASPSSESKGSDLSVIHVYGQCSPFNQHKAGSWVNTVINMASKDPARVTYLSSLVASPKATSVPIASGQQVLNIGNYVVRVKLGTPGQLMFMVLDTSRDAAWVPCADCAGCSSPTFSPNTSSTYASLQCSVPQCTQVRGLSCPTTGTAACFFNQTYGGDSSFSAMLSQDSLGLAVDTLPSYSFGCVNAVSGSTLPPQGLLGLGRGPMSLLSQSGSLYSGVFSYCFPSFKSYYFSGSLRLGPLGQPKNIRTTPLLRNPHRPTLYYVNLTGVSVGRVLVPVAPELLAFDPNTGAGTIIDSGTVITRFVEPVYAAIRDEFRKQVKGPFATIGAFDTCFAATNEDIAPPVTFHFTGMDLKLPLENTLIHSSAGSLACLAMAAAPNNVNSVLNVIANLQQQNLRIMFDVTNSRLGIARELCN; from the coding sequence ATGAACCTAATTGGTTTCTTATATATAGCGAGGAGAAGCACACACCAACTCACACTCACACCAATCCACTGGACAGTGGAAATCATGGATATCTTCACTGCATTTGTCTTCCTCACTCTTGTGGTTTCAACCACCAAAGCTTTTGATCCCTGTGCTTCCCCTTCTTCGGAATCCAAGGGCTCGGATCTTTCGGTGATCCATGTGTATGGCCAATGCTCTCCCTTCAACCAGCACAAGGCTGGGTCCTGGGTGAACACCGTCATCAACATGGCCTCAAAAGACCCAGCACGCGTCACCTACTTGTCCAGCCTAGTTGCATCCCCCAAGGCCACCTCTGTCCCAATTGCGTCTGGGCAACAGGTCCTCAACATTGGCAACTACGTGGTGCGAGTCAAACTGGGCACTCCCGGTCAGCTTATGTTCATGGTTCTTGACACCAGCAGAGACGCCGCATGGGTCCCATGCGCCGACTGCGCCGGCTGCTCCTCCCCCACCTTCTCCCCCAACACTTCTTCCACTTACGCTTCACTCCAATGCTCTGTGCCCCAGTGCACCCAGGTCCGTGGCCTCTCGTGCCCCACCACGGGTACTGCTGCATGCTTCTTCAACCAAACCTATGGGGGAGATTCCTCCTTCTCCGCCATGCTCTCACAGGATTCTCTCGGCTTGGCGGTTGACACTCTTCCCAGCTACTCTTTCGGCTGCGTCAACGCTGTCTCCGGCTCGACCCTTCCGCCGCAGGGGCTCCTGGGGCTGGGTCGTGGGCCCATGTCGTTGCTCTCACAATCCGGGTCTCTATACTCTGGTGTCTTCTCCTACTGTTTTCCCAGTTTCAAATCATACTACTTCTCTGGCTCCTTACGCCTCGGACCCCTGGGTCAACCCAAGAACATCAGAACCACCCCACTCCTCCGAAACCCGCACCGACCCACTCTCTACTACGTCAACCTAACCGGAGTCAGCGTCGGCCGAGTTTTGGTGCCGGTGGCGCCAGAGCTACTGGCATTTGACCCAAACACCGGCGCCGGTACCATAATTGACTCAGGTACAGTCATAACTCGGTTCGTGGAACCAGTATACGCGGCCATCAGGGACGAATTCAGGAAGCAGGTGAAAGGACCATTTGCAACGATAGGGGCATTCGATACGTGTTTCGCAGCAACAAATGAGGACATAGCACCCCCGGTAACGTTCCATTTCACAGGAATGGACCTGAAGTTGCCGCTGGAGAACACACTGATACACAGCAGCGCAGGGTCGTTGGCATGCTTGGCAATGGCAGCAGCGCCCAACAACGTCAACTCGGTGCTGAACGTTATAGCGAATCTACAGCAGCAGAATCTTAGGATTATGTTTGATGTCACCAACTCTCGTCTGGGAATTGCTCGTGAGCTGTGTAACTAG
- the LOC100257420 gene encoding ubiquitin carboxyl-terminal hydrolase 16 isoform X2, with translation MLVPGDLGFSCLALLSLFFPVIGLVIRHKWRVAVARKEEIKRLLILASEEAARAELETAAVSVSPQFQCAVCYCPTTTRCARCKAVRYCSGKCQIIHWRQGHKEECNPPSITHQIIDESISSSQKAVKQEKHAIYDNRLETEGQQCVKPIETFLSEPAFSKPNCSPEVSCEEDDHIKVEFLADGNVSDSTSKSSSTSFSGFSTSTDRAEPSDNVSVSTTSSELSDDVSVSESINSYDPEKSDGHKSDDSAMPETISSINTHQNEPFSPEFTGLVDSVNSFTGSSKLNQIKSSCSDVETQCRSSSSGLSIKSCNERSVAQPSTASSGFWEGTLDLNRTRNHAQDDSAQSYASGADSNISDSESVLRFSFNLSGSTIPPLHAEVSESKSTVLDDAHPSTLGIKKPIEGVASSEKISTKALKFRNSPSLAFESSNLVDSGPSNDSHKLKSREVKPFSSSVSNAHPSCSTGGDSISIDAPKARSSSSLSSERSNHVVNGKSGASHQLKSREVESLSSGASDPHLSSSTEGHSVASMRSGKSTVDSDLHLSSSTRGHPVPNVKSGKVDGVHTVAASSSQIANHSPIVSNGLKTSVRKVVDQFRPSKLSKSLPLGVGSEIAGRCSDKGLFSYEVFVKLYIWNKVELRPCGLMNCGNSCYANAVLQCLAFTPPLTSYFLQGLHSKSCLKKEWCFTCEFESLILKAKEGNSPLSPLGILSQIRNIGSHLGNGKEEDAHEFLRYAIDAMQSVCLKEAGVNASGSLEEETSLIGLTFGGYLRSKIKCMKCHGKSERHERMMDLTVEIEGDIGTLEEALHKFTSTEILDGENKYQCSRCKSYEKAKKKLTVSEAPNILTIALKRFQSGKFGKLNKSIRFPEILDLAPFMSGTSDKSPIYRLYAVVVHLDIMNAAFSGHYVCYVKNIQNKWFKIDDSTVKPVELERVLTKGAYMLLYARCSPRAPRLIRNAVIPRNRKLEAASSRNIVKNTTFKLRHDSIDSTAGQSMIHSKPTAYHSRSPVDCPASFESFYSEETRFPWKQRIVEADSSSDNSSLFTEEGSCSTESNRDSTSTEDLSDYIFGYSGRGWSSPWTNSSDSDTSSSSSSLRSSPLAELNRYSSCSTETSHSQTDKAKLVMEGDGFWARPPNGSSKLVDMEGKGDIPFLLSDIAKPCRKLVSNSSSDSYCKETDKEKVGRVNPLDSMKLGVPSRRSTRERTD, from the exons ATGCTTGTTCCTGGGGATCTTGGGTTTTCGTGCCTGGCCCTGCTGTCGTTGTTTTTCCCCGTAATCGGATTGGTTATCCGGCACAAATGGCGGGTAGCCGTTGCGAGGAAGGAGGAAATCAAGAGGCTTTTGATTTTGGCTTCTGAGGAGGCAGCTAGGGCAGAGCTCGAAACCGCGGCAGTATCGGTCTCGCCGCAGTTCCAGTGCGCCGTCTGTTATTGCCCCACTACAACGCGGTGCGCTCGGTGCAAAGCCGTTCGTTATTG TTCTGGCAAATGTCAAATTATTCATTGGCGACAAGGTCACAAAGAAGAATGCAATCCACCTAGCATCACTCACCAGATTATCGATGAGAGTATCAGTTCTAGTCAGAAGGCGGTAAAGCAAGAAAAACATGCAATTTATGATAACAGGTTGGAGACTGAAGGGCAGCAGTGTGTGAAACCAATTGAAACATTCCTAAGCGAACCTGCATTTTCTAAACCCAATTGCTCTCCTGAAGTTTCATGTGAAGAGGACGATCACATTAAAGTTGAGTTCCTTGCAGATGGGAATGTATCAGATTCCACTTCCAAATCTTCCAGTACATCCTTTTCTGGATTCTCTACGTCCACCGACAGAGCTGAACCATCTGATAATGTTTCTGTTTCCACTACCAGTAGTGAATTATCTGATGATGTTTCTGTCAGTGAAAGTATTAATTCATATGATCCTGAAAAATCAGATGGACATAAATCTGATGATTCTGCCATGCCTGAGACAATTTCTAGTATTAACACACATCAGAATGAACCATTCTCCCCAGAGTTCACTGGTTTGGTTGATTCTGTAAATAGTTTTACTGGTTCTAGTAAATTAAATCAGATCAAATCCAGCTGTAGTGATGTTGAGACACAGTGCAGATCAAGTAGTTCTGGTTTGAGCATTAAAAGCTGCAATGAACGTTCAGTTGCCCAGCCGTCTACAGCCTCTTCTGGATTCTGGGAAGGAACTCTTGATTTGAATAGGACCAGAAATCATGCCCAGGATGATTCTGCTCAATCCTATGCCAGTGGAGCTGATAGCAATATATCTGATTCTGAATCTGTTTTACGTTTTTCTTTCAACTTGTCTGGAAGTACCATTCCTCCTTTGCATGCAGAAGTCTCCGAGAGTAAATCCACTGTGTTAGATGATGCTCATCCATCTACTCTAGGGATCAAAAAGC CTATTGAGGGAGTTGCTTCATCAGAAAAGATAAGTACAAAGGCCTTAAAGTTTAGGAACTCACCATCTTTGGCCTTTGAAAGCTCTAATCTTGTGGATAGTGGCCCTAGCAATGATTCACATAAACTGAAGTCCAGAGAAGTTAAACCCTTTTCATCTAGTGTTTCTAATGCTCATCCATCTTGTAGTACTGGAGGAGATTCAATTAGTATTGATGCTCCTAAGGCCAGGAGCTCTTCATCCTTGAGCTCTGAGAGGTCAAACCATGTTGTTAATGGCAAAAGTGGTGCCTCACATCAATTGAAATCTAGAGAAGTTGAATCTTTATCATCTGGTGCATCTGATCCTCATTTATCTTCCAGCACTGAAGGGCATTCAGTCGCAAGTATGAGATCTGGAAAGTCAACAGTTGATTCTGATTTGCATTTATCTTCTAGCACCAGAGGCCATCCAGTTCCAAATGTGAAATCTGGAAAGGTTGACGGTGTTCACACAGTGGCTGCTAGCTCCTCCCAGATTGCTAATCATTCGCCAATTGTTAGTAATGGTCTGAAAACATCTGTTCGGAAAGTTGTTGACCAATTCAGACCCTCTAAATTGTCAAAATCCCTTCCATTAGGGGTTGGGAGTGAGATTGCTGGAAGATGTAGTGACAAG GGTCTCTTTTCTTACGAAGTGTTTGTCAAGCTTTACATTTGGAACAAGGTTGAGCTGCGCCCATGTGGCCTCATGAATTGTGGGAACAG CTGTTACGCTAATGCTGTGCTCCAGTGCTTGGCATTTACTCCACCTCttacttcttattttcttcaaggaCTCCACTCCAAATCAT GTTTAAAGAAAGAATGGTGTTTCACCTGTGAGTTTGAAAGTCTTATTTTGAAGGCAAAGGAAGGGAATTCTCCACTTTCTCCTCTTGGTATACTGTCCCAAATAAGAAATATTGGAAGTCATCTTGGTAATGGGAAAGAAGAAGATGCACATGAATTTTTAAG GTATGCTATTGATGCAATGCAATCTGTTTGTCTTAAGGAAGCTGGGGTGAATGCTTCAGGCTCTTTGGAAGAGGAAACATCTCTTATTGGCCTTACCTTTGGAGGCTACCTTCGTTCAAAG ATAAAATGCATGAAGTGCCATGGTAAATCTGAGCGGCATGAGAGAATGATGGATCTTACTGTTGAGATAGAAGGAGATATAGGTACTCTGGAAGAGGCTCTTCATAAATTTACTAGCACCGAGATTCTTGATGGGGAAAACAAGTACCAATGTAGCAG ATGCAAATCTTATGAGAAAGCCAAAAAGAAGTTGACAGTATCAGAGGCTCCTAATATCCTTACAATTGCATTAAAGCGATTTCAG TCGGGTAAATTTGGAAAGCTCAATAAGTCGATAAGATTTCCAGAGATCTTGGACTTGGCTCCATTTATGAGCGGGACAAGTGATAAATCACCTATATACAGGCTTTATGCAGTGGTGGTACACTTGGATATCATGAATGCTGCATTTTCTGGTCACTATGTGTGTTATGTGAAAAACATCCAGAACAAATGGTTCAAGATTGATGACAGCACG GTGAAACCCGTGGAGCTTGAAAGAGTCTTAACAAAAGGGGCATACATGCTTCTTTATGCAAG GTGCTCACCACGGGCCCCAAGATTGATAAGAAATGCAGTAATTCCTCGCAATAGAAAATTGGAAGCTGCTTCTTCCAGAAACATTGTTAAGAATACTACATTCAAGTTAAGGCACGACTCCATAGATTCAACTGCTGGCCAGTCTATGATACATTCAAAGCCCACAGCCTACCACAGTAGAAGCCCTGTGGACTGCCCCGCCAGTTTTGAATCATTTTATTCAGAAGAAACAAGGTTTCCCTGGAAGCAAAGGATTGTAGAAGCTGACTCATCAAGTGACAATTCTTCTCTTTTCACTGAAGAAGGTTCGTGCAGTACAGAGAGCAACCGGGATTCTACAAGCACGGAAGACCTTTCTGATTACATATTTGGTTATTCAGGACGTGGTTGGAGCAGCCCTTGGACAAATTCATCTGACTCTGACacttcttcctcctcttcctctTTAAGGAGTTCACCCCTTGCTGAGTTGAACCGCTACTCTTCATGTTCTACCGAAACAAGTCATTCTCAAACTGATAAAGCAAAATTGGTTATGGAGGGTGATGGGTTTTGGGCAAGGCCACCCAACGGGAGTAGCAAGCTAGTGGATATGGAGGGTAAGGGAGACATTCCTTTTTTGCTATCTGACATCGCTAAACCGTGTAGAAAGTTAGTTAGTAATAGTAGTAGTGATAGTTATTGTAAGGAGACTGACAAAGAGAAAGTAGGACGGGTTAACCCTTTGGACAGCATGAAGTTGGGTGTACCTTCTAGGAGATCAACCCGGGAAAGAACAGATTAG
- the LOC100250647 gene encoding universal stress protein PHOS34 produces MSGNLQRVIVAVDGSEESMKALRWALDNIKLRSPPSHAEAGSFVILHVQSPPSIATGLNPGAIPFGGPTDLEVPAFTAAIEAHQRRITEAILDHALKICSDKNVNVKTDVVIGDPKEKICEAAVNLHADLLVMGSRAFGPIRRMFLGSVSNYCTNHAQCPVMIVKDTA; encoded by the exons ATGTCGGGAAACCTACAGCGTGTGATCGTCGCCGTCGATGGCAGCGAGGAAAGCATGAAAGCCTTGAGGTGGGCGCTTGATAATATCAAGCTTCGATCGCCTCCCTCCCATGCCGAAGCCGGCTCCTTCGTCATCCTACATGTTCAATCCCCGCCCTCCATCGCTACCGGTCTCAATCCCGGTGCCATCCCCTTCGGCGGTCCCA ctgATTTGGAGGTGCCTGCATTCACTGCGGCGATTGAGGCGCATCAGCGGCGCATTACTGAGGCCATACTTGATCACGCTTTGAAGATTTGTTCTGATAAGAAT GTGAATGTCAAAACCGATGTGGTGATTGGGGATCCGAAGGAGAAGATTTGTGAAGCTGCTGTGAATTTGCATGCTGATCTGCTTGTCATGGGGTCACGTGCTTTTGGACCCATTAGAAG GATGTTTTTGGGAAGTGTCAGCAACTATTGCACCAACCATGCACAATGTCCTGTGATGATAGTTAAGGATACTGCCTGA